Sequence from the Halobaculum rubrum genome:
CGTCGTCGTTCCGGGGATGGTGCTGTTCACCTACTGGTTCATGAAGGCGGTCGAGCCCCGATACGCCGCCCAGCGCGAGGCAGTCGCCGACCTCAACACCCGACTCGAGAACGCCCTCGGGGGGATCCAACTGGTGAAGACGACCGGGACCGAGGAGTACGAGACGAGCCGCGTCGAGGACACCTCCTACAACTACTTCCGCAAGACGCTCTCGATGCTCCGCCTGAACTACGTGTACCGCCCCGGGATGGAGCTGTTCGCGGGGATCGCGTTCGCGACGACGTTCGTCGTCGGCGGCCTGTGGATCGTCTCCGGCACGGCACCGGGCCCGCTGACCGGCGAGCTTCGGGCGGGGACGTTCGTCACCTTCCTGTTCCTCACCCAGCGGTTCGTCACGCCGCTGGCGGAGGTGTCGAACATCGTCTCGCAGTACGAGAACGCCAAGGCCTCCTGCGAGCGCGTGTTCGGGCTCCAGGACATCCCCGCGTCGGTCACGGAGTCGCCAGACGCGGTCGCCCTCGACGACGTCGAGGGAGCGATCGAGTACGACCACGTCGACTTCGGCTACGAGGGCGAGGACCAGCTCGTCCTTCGCGACGTGGATTTCGGGGTCGAGTCGGGCGAGACGGTCGCGCTCGTCGGCCCCACCGGCGCCGGCAAGTCCACCCTGCTGAAGCTGCTCATGCGCCTGTACGACGTGGACGACGGCGCGGTTCGCGTCGACGGCCACGACGTGCGCGAGGTGACGCTGCGGAGCCTCCGCGAGTCGGTCGGCTACGTCAGCCAGGACACCTACCTCTTCGACGGGACCGTCGCCGAGAACATTCGATACGGGCGCTTCGATGCGGGCGAGGAGGCGGTTCGCGAGGCCGCGAAGGCGGCGGAGGCCCACGAGTTCATCGCGAACCTCCCGAAGGGGTACGACACCCGGATCGGCGAGCGCGGCGTGAAGCTGTCGGGCGGCCAGCGGCAACGCCTGTCGATCGCCCGCGTCGTGCTGCAGGACCCGGACGTGCTCGTCCTCGACGAGGCGACCTCCGCGGTCGACACCGAGACCGAACTGCTGATCCAGCGGAGCCTCGACCGCCTCGCCGAGGACCGGACGACGTTCGTCATCGCCCACCGGCTCTCGACGGTGAAGGACGCCGACGAGGTGCTCGTGTTGGAGGGCGGCGAGGTCGTCGAGCGCGGGGGCCACGAGGAGTTGCTCTCGAGGGACGGGCTGTACGCGAAGCTGTGGGGCGTGCAGGCCGGCGAGATCGAGTCGCTGCCGGAGGAGTTCGTCGAGCGAGCGAGGGAGCGGCAGGCCGAGACGCTTGCGGGGTCCGGTCCCGCGACGGACTGAGCGAGGCCGAGTGAGTGGAACGAACGAGGCCTCGGAAAGACGGCGGCGATGGCCGGCCGTGACAGCGTCGCCGACGACGATCAGAGGTCCTCGACGAGCTCGCCCATGCGCTCGATCGGGATCGCGCGCATCGTCTCGGTGTCCAGCCCGTGCCCCTCGATGGCGATCGCGACCTGGAGGGCCGCCTCCTCGTCCTCGACCTCGAAGGTGAGCAGGAAGTCGTACCCGCCGACGAGCGCGTGACTCTCCCGGAGTTCGGCCCCGAGGCGTTCGATGTCCTCCCGGACGCCGCCCCGGATCGACACCAGTTCCTGCGGGTTCTGGAACTGCGCCTCGTTCGCGTCCGCGAGTACGGTGTATGTCAACATACCACACGATAGTGGGTTCGCGACGAACGGTCTTCCCACGCTCCCACCGGCGATGGAATCCGCCACGACGGAACGGACCGTGGTACTGAAGCCGGCGTGAACTGACCGGTCGGCCATGACCGATACGACCCTCGACACGGATGCTGACTACGACGCGCTCGTCGTGGGCGGCGGCGTCGCCGGCCTCACCGCGGCGACGTTTCTCGCGCGCGCCGACCTCGCGACGCTCGTCGTCGACGGCGACGAGTCGATCCTCCGCCGCAACGCCCATCTGGAGAACGTCCCCGGCTTCCCCGCCGGCGTCAACGCCCGCCTGTTCGCGGACATGCTCCGCGATCAGGCCGAGCGCAACGGCGCCGAGATCAGGACCGGGTTCGTCGAGGGCGTCACCGGCGAGACCGGCGGGTTCACCGCCGCCGTCGACGACGGCACCGCGGTCACGGCCGCGCGGGTCGTCGCGGCGTCGTGGTCGGATCTCGACTACCTCGACGGCCTCGGCGTCGAGGCTCGCGACGCCGGGAGCAAGCGCTACGCCGAGGAGCACGCCCTCAGTCGCACCTCCGTCGACGGCGTGTACGCCGCCGGCCGGATCGCCGAGCGCTATCACCAGGCGGTCGTCGCCGCGGGCCACGGCGCCGAGGCGGCGATCACCCTGCTGCACGACGCCGAGGTACCCTTCTATCACGACTGGGTCGTCCCCGAGGGGTACTTCACCGACCGCGGGCGGGAGGTGCCGCCCGGCTGTGAGGAGATCACCGCCGCCGAGCAGGAACGCCGCGCCGCCGAGTCCCGGGAGACGATGCGGGCGTACTTCGCCGAGGAACACCCCGATCGGCAGCGGACCCATCCGAGCCTCGTCGACGACGACCTCGGCCGGGTCGACCCAGAGTGGTACGATGTCGGCGGCGGCGACGACGGCGACCTCGGCGACGACGGGACGGCCGACGGCGAGGCCACCGAGGACGACGACTGACGCGGCGGCCGCTCGGGCGACACCGCGAGGATTTACCACCCTACCCGCCGAGCCACCGCCAATGAGCGATCTCCTCGCCGACACCAACGTCGCGCTCGGCGTCTCCGGCTCCATCGCGGCCGTGAAGGTGGTCGAACTCGCCCACGAGCTCCGACGCCACGGCGCCTCGGTCCGCGCGGTGATGACGGACGCGGCGACCGGGATAATACACCCGTGGGCCGTCGAGTTCGCGACCGAGCGCGACGTCGTCACCGAGATCACCGGCTCCGTCGAACACGTCGAGCTGTGCGGTCGCGACGGCTGGGCGGACGTGCTCCTCCTCGCGCCGGCGACCGCCAACACCGTCGGCAAGATCGCCGGCGCCGTCGACGACACGCCGGTCACGACCTGCGCGACGACCGCGTTGGGGGCCGACGTGCCGGTCGTGTGCGCGCCGGCGATGCACGAGCCGATGTACGACCACCCCGGGGTGTTGGACGCGATCGATCGCGTGGAGTCGTGGGGCGTCGAGTTCGTCGACCCGCGGATCGAGGAGGGAAAAGCGAAGATCGCGACCGAGGACGCGATCGTCACGGCGACGGCGCGCGCCGCCGGGGATCGACCACTGGCCGGGAGCCACGTCGTCGTCACCGCCGGGGCGACGAGCGAGGCCGTCGACGACGTGCGCGTGCTCACGAACCGCTCGTCCGGGCGCACCGGCCGGGCGGTCGCACGGGCGCTCGCCGTCCGCGGCGCCGACGTGACGCTCCTCCACGACGCGGACGCGGCGAGGGGGCCGGGCGACGACGGGGACGTGTCGTACGCCGACGTGATAGACGTGGAGTCGGCCGCGGAGATGACCGACGCCGCGCTCGCGGCCTGTGTCGACGCCGACGCGCTGATATCGGCGGCGGCCATCGCAGACTACTCCGTGGCACAACAGGAGGGGAAGATACGGTCCGGCGAGGCATCGCTGACGCTGGAGCTGTCGCCCACACCGAAACTGCTCGACACCGTTCGCGAGGAGTACCCCGATCTGTGCCTCGTGGGATTCAAGGCGGAGCCCGGGGGCGACGACGAGACGCTCGCCGCGAAGGCGCGCGAGACGCTGGATCGGGTCGATCTCGCGTTCGTCGTCGCCAACGACGCCGCCGTGATGGGTGCCGCCGACACCCGCGCGCTCGTCGTCCGACGGGACGGGTTCGACGCCTACCGCGGGTCGAAGCTCGGGCTCGGGCTCCGTGTCGCCGACGAACTCGCGACCGTGATACGGGACGGGTAGATCGGAACTCGTCGCCGCGCTTTCGCGTCCGCGGGATCACAACGGTTTTGATCCGCTCTTTCCAACGACGGCACAAGAGCCCGTGATACCAACCAGCTACCGCCGACACACTCGCCCCGATCGGTATGGCGGCCGCAGGCCGGGGGGGACGCCGTGACCGACGGGGACGCCGCACCCGCCGGCGACGTCGTTGTTCCCGTCAAGGAGTCGAACACGCTCCGGAACACGGTCGGGTACGTCGTCCGACAGGTCGTCGAGTCCGGCGAGCCGTCGACGCTGCACTTCGTGTACCCGCTGTCGAGCCGCGGGACGGTCGGCGACGAGCACGACCGCGCGACCGACCTGCTCGAACGGATCGAGCTGTGGGTCGAGGAAGACCGAGAGGAGAACGACGAGTCGGTGTCCGTGGAGACGGCGGTCATCGGTGCCGACGAGTACCTGTTCAGCCCCGGCGACTACACCGATGCGATCGCCGAGTACGCCGAGCGGCAGGGAGTCGACCGGGTCGTGCTCGACCCCGAATACCGACCGACCGGCACGACGCCGCTGCTCCCGGCACTGGAGCGGGAGATCCGCGGAACGGGCCTCGATGTCGAGGAGGCGCCCGTCGAGCGGGAAACCCGACGGGGACGGCTCGCCCGCAGGTCGGGCCTCGGGCAGTTCCTGCTGCTGTTCGGTCTGTCGGCGGGCTTCTATCTGTTTCTCGCCGGCTGGTCGCTCAAGCCGTACACGATCATCACCGGTGTGGTGTCCGCCGGGGCGGTCGCCGCCACGCTGTGGCACGTGTCGTTTACCGGCGCGATCAGTCCGCGTCGACTGGCCACCCAGTTCGGACGACTGGGCCTGTACGCGGTGTTTCTGTTGTGGGAGATCGCGAAGGCGAACCTCCAGATCGCGTACGTGGTGCTGCACCCGTCCCTGCCGATCGACCCGAAGATGGTCGAGTTCGACGCGGACGTGTGGTCGACCGTCCCGGCGGCGACGCTGGCGAACAGCATCACCCTCACCCCGGGGACCCTGACGGTCGACGTCGAGCGTCGGCACTTCACCATCCATTCGCTGACCGCCGGCGCTCGCGAGGACCTCCTCGACGGCAAACTCGAACGGGCAGTCAGGTTCGTCTTCTACGGCCGATCTGCGGCCCGCCGTCCGACGCCGAGCGAGCGCGAGGAGGTGGAGGAGTGAGCCTCGTCGCCGACGCCCTGTTGACGGCGGCCGCGGGGTTCATGCTCATCTCGGTGGTGGTGCTGTACCGCGCAGTGAAGGGCCCGACGATGCAGGACCGCGTCATCGCGGTGAACGTCGTCGGCTCGAACACGGTGGTGGTCGCGGCGCTGATCGCGGCCGCGACCGACACGCCGGGCGCGCTCGACATCGCGCTCGTGTACGCGCTGCTCAACTTCCTGATGAGCATCGCGATCTCGAAGTTCACCGTCGAGCGCGGAGGTGTGCTGTAGATGGTGACCGTCACCGAAGCGGTCGTGATCGCGCTGCTGTTCGGCGGTCTCTTCTTCGCGTTCGTCGCCGCCGTCGGCCTGCTCCGGCTGCCGGACCTGTACACCCGGGCCCACAGCGCCTCCAAGAGCGACACGCTCGGGGCGGTGCTCACGCTCGGGGCGGCCGCCATCGCGCTCGATACGGGCGTCGACACGCTCAAGCTCGTGCTGTTGATCGTCTTCATGTTCATCACGAATCCGACCGCCGCCCACGCGATCGCGCGGGCGGCCGCAGACCAGGGCATCGAACCGTGGACCGTGGACGACGCCGAATCCGAGGGATCTGCGGGCGGCGACCCCGCCGACGGCGACTCGGTCGACCGTGACCCCGCCGACAACGACCCTGACGGCGCCGTCACGGACGGGGGTGACCGCCGGTGACACCCGTCGAGTGGGCGGTCCTCGCGTTCGTTCTCGGGGCGGCGCTGGCGACGGCGCTGCTTCGCGACGTGCTCGCGTCGATCATCGCCTTCGCGGCGTACAGCCTCGGGATCGCCGTCGTCTGGCTGCTGTTGCGCGCGCCGGACGTGGGGCTGACCGAGGCGGCCGTCGGCGCCGGCGTGACGACGGTGTTGTTCCTGTTGACGATCGCCAAGACCGTTAGACCAGCCGGAGACGACCTGTTCATCGACGTCGACCTGACGGCGGTCGGCGTCTCCGGGCTGCTCGTGGCCGCGCTGGCGACGACGCTGTCGGCGTTGCCGCCGGTCGGCTCGTCGTCGACGCCGGTCGCGACTTCGCGGGTGTCGAACTACTACCTGGAGAACGCCTACACCGAGACCGGCGTCGAGAACGCCGTGACGGCGGTGCTTGCGGCCTACCGCGGGTTCGACACCCTCGGGGAGGCGGTCGTCGTGTTCGCCGCGCTCATCGGACTGCTGGTCGTGCTCGACCGGGGGGTGTTGGCATGAGCTCGTCGTCGACGGCCGACGGCGACGACGAGTTCTCCGTCGCGAACGGCCCCGATCGGCCGTACGTCGAGAGCCCGATCATCATGGCCACCGTCCGCATCGTCGCGCCGTTCGTGTTCACGCTCGGCGCGTTCGTGATGTTCCACGGCGCCGACTCCGCCGGCGGCGGCTTCCAGGGCGGCGTCATCGTCGGGACCGCGATCCTGATGATCGCGATCGCCTTCGGCGTCGGGCCGACCCGCGACTGGCTCTCCGCGTCGATGCTCACGGTGCTCGTCGTCTTCGGCGTCGCGCTGTTCATGGGGATCGGCCTCGCCGCGGTCGCCTCCGGCGGCGCGTTCCTCGAGTACACGGCCATTCCGGTGGCACACTCCAGCAAGTACGGTATCGAACTGGTCGAGGTCGGGATCGGGATCATCGTCTCCGTGACCGTCGTCGGCCTGTTCTTCGCGCTGGCGGCGGGCCACTCGAACGAGGACGACGAGGAGGTGGCGGAGTGATCGACGTGCTCGTCGACCGGGCGTACTTCGTCGTCGCGTTCCTGCTGCTCGGGATCGGCGCCCACATGGTGATCGGGGATCGAAACCTCGTCAAGAAGGTGATCGGGATGAACGTCTTCCAGTCCGGGATCTTCCTGTTCCTCATCGCCTCGGCGTACGTGACCGGCGCGTCCGCGCCGCTGCTGTCGGAGCCGGGGCCGTACGTGAGCCCGCTGCCGCACGTACTCATCCTGACGGCCATCGTCGTCGGGGTGAGCCTCACCGCGGTGGCGCTTGGACTCATCGTCCGTATCTACGGGGAGTACGGAACGCTCCGCGCGGACGTGGTCACGGAGGTGAACGACGGTGAGTGACCTCCCGGCGCTGCTGGTCGTGCTCCCGATCCTCGGGGCGCTCGTGTCGCTGCTCGCGGGGGTTCGCTTCGACCGCTCCGGGTGGTACGTCGCGGCGGCGACGCTGTCGGTGCAGGTCGCCGGCGCGGTCGCGTTCGCCGCCGACGGGCTCTCGGGCGCTCCCGGGAGCTACGCCGTCGGGGACTTCACGATCCCGTACGGGATCGAACTCCTCGTCGACGGGCTGTCGGCGACGATGGTCGTGCTGGTGGCGGTCGTCGCGCTCGGCGTGCTCGCGTACGCACGTCGCGCCGGACCGCGCTCGAACCAGTTCTACTCGACGTATCTCCTGCTCGTCACCGGGCTCACCGGGATGTCGATCACCGGTGACGCGTTCAACATGTACGTGTTCCTCGAGATCACCGGCCTAACCGCCTACGCGCTCGTCGCCAGCGGCGAGGGCGGCCGCTCGGCGGTGGCGGGCCTGAAGTACCTGCTCGTGGGGACGTTCGGCGCCTCGCTGTACCTGCTGGGCGTCGGCTACGCGTACGTCGCCACGGGGACGCTGAACATGGCCGACCTGTCGACCGAGCTCGCCGCCGTCGGCTACGCGTCGCCGCTCGTCCGGGCGTCGTTCGCGTTCGTCGTCGTCGGGCTGTTCGTCAAGGTCGCGATGTTCCCGCTGCACACCTGGCAGCCGGAGGCGTACGCCGGCTCGCCCGACTCGGTGAGCGCGCTCATCGCCTCGCTCGTGTCGACGGTGAGCGCGTACGCGCTCGTCCGGATCGTGCTCACGGTGTTCACGCCGGAGTTCCTCGACGCGGTCCCGTTCGCGCGCCCGCTGCTGGCGGCGACGGCCGCCGTCAGCATCGTCGTGGGGAGCGGGCTCGCGGTCGCACAGACGGAGATCAAGCGGATGCTCGCGTACTCCTCGGTGTCGCAGTTCGGGCTCGTCGTCGCCGCGCTGTCGGTGACGAACGCGACGGCGCTGGTCGGACTGACGGTCCACCTCGTTGGCCACGCGGTGATGAAGGGCGGGCTGTTCCTCGCGGCCGGGCTCGTCGCCACCGGCGTCGGCGGTCGCTCCGTCGCCGACTTCGACGGGCTCGGCTCGCGGATGCCCGCCGCTGCGGCCGCCTTCGGCGTGCTCACGCTCGGAATGGTGGGCGTGCCGCCGGCGATCGGCTTCTTCGGCAAGTGGTACATCGTCGTCGGCACGCTGGAGGCGGGCGCGTGGGGGCTCGCGGTCGTCATCCTCCTGTCGACGCTGCTGACGCTCGCGTACTTCGCGCGCCTGCTCGAACGGATGTTCTTCCGCGAGGCGCCCGCCGCGGCCGAGACCGGCTCGGCCGACGCCGCCGTCGCCGACGGCGGCGAGGGACGCGACGCCGGCGGCCACTCCTCGGCCGACCGCGGCGTCTCGCTCGGAATGGTTGCCGTCGTCGTCGCGGCAGCCTTGCTCGCCGTCGGCCTCGGGGCGGCCGTCCCGGCGTATGAGTCCGCGCTCGCCCCGACCGTGGAGGTGCTCCTCTCATGACCGAGATCACGTCACTCAGACCGCTCGCGGCCGTGCTCGTCTCCGCCGTCGCGATCGTCCCGATCCTGCTGTCCGGGAGCCGACCGAACGTCCGCGAGTCGTGGACCGCGGTCGCGGCGCTCGCGAAGTTCGGCATCGTCGCCAGCATGGTCCCCGGCGTGCTCGCCGGCGACACGTACGTCACGGACCTGGGATCGTTCCTCCCGGGGGCCCGCTTCGCGCTGGAGGCGGACGCGCTGGGGATCCTCTTTGCGCTGTTGGCGAGCTTCCTGTGGATCGTCACCAGCAGCTACAGCATCGGCTACATGCGCGGGCTCGACGAACACGGCCAGACCCGCTACTTCGCCGCCTTCGCCGCCAGCGTCTCGGCGGCGGTGGGCGTCGCGTTCGCGTCGAACCTGCTGGTGATCTTCGTGTTCTACGAGCTGCTCACCGTGGCGACGTACCCGCTCGTCGCCCACGACGAGACCGACGAGGCCCGCTCGGCCGCCCGCAAGTACCTCGCGTACACCTTCGGCGGCGGCGTCGCCGTGTTGGCGGGCACCGCGCTCGTCTACTGGCTCACCGGAACCGTCGCGTTCACCCCCGGCGGGATCGAGGGGCTCGCCGCCGCGGACCCGCTGTTCGCCCGGTTGGCGTTCGCGCTGCTGGCGTCCGGGTTCGGCGTGAAGGCCGCGCTGATGCCGCTTCACTCGTGGCTGCCGGACGCGATGGTGGCGCCGACGCCCGTCTCCGCGCTGTTGCACGCGGTGGCGGTCGTCAAGAGCGGCGTCTTCGGTATCGCGCGCGTCGTCCTCGACGTGTTCGGACCGGAGACGGTCGGGGACCTCGGGATGGGGCTCCCGCTTGCGGCGGTCGCCGCGTTCACGCTCGTGGTCGCGTCCGTCATCGCGCTCAGACAGGACAACCTCAAGCGAAGGCTCGCCTTCTCGACGGTGAGCCAACTGTCGTACATCGTGCTCGGGCTGGCGGTGTTGGCGCCCACATCGTTGGTTGGCGGCCTGCTGCACATCCCCGCGCACGGGTTCATGAAGATCACCCTGTTCTTCGCCGCCGGCGCGCTCCACGTCGAGACCCACACCGACGACATCTCCGACATGGCCGGGATCGGGCGACGGATGCCGCTGACGATGGCGGCCTTTGCCGTCGCGGCCGCCGGGATGGCCGGCATCCCGCTGGTCGCCGGCTTCGTGAGCAAGTACTTCCTGCTCATCGGGTCGATATCGGCGGGACAGACGCTGTTCGCGGTCGCGCTGCTCGTCTCGGGAGTGTTGAACATCGCCTACTTCTGGCCGGTCGTGTACACAGCGTTCTTCGAGTCGCCCGAGGAGACCGACGAGAAGCCGCTCATCGGGGGACCGTTCGGTGGCCGGCTGTCGTGGGGTCCCGCGGCCGTCGCCGAGGCTGATGCTGACACTGACGCCGATACCGACGCTGTCGCGGACGGCGGCGGGGACGCGTACGGCCACGAAGGCGGCCACGACCACGCCGGCGGCTGGGAGCGCCGCGGGTGGACCGGCGGCGAGTCGACGTGGTTCATGATCGCGCCGATCCTCGTCACCGCTCTGGGCTCGGTCGTCCTCGGGATCGTTCCCGACGGCGCGGTGTTCCTCAGGATCGTCCGGCTGATCGTCGCGGGCGCGACGGGGGTGAGCGTCTGATGGTGGCGGTCGACCCCCTGGTCCCGCCGTTCGTGTTCGTGCTGGCGGCCGCGCTCGTCGTCCCGCTGCTGGGCCGACGCGGGGGACACGCGCTGGGCGTGCTCGCGACCGCGGCGGTCGTGCCGTACGTGTGGCTCGTGCCCGGCGGCGAGCACCTCCCGACGCTTTTGTTCGGCTTCGACGCCGTCCTGTTCAACGTCGACGGCTTCTCGCGGCTGATGGGCGTTATCTTCGGCTTCATCGGCGCGGTCGCGGTGCTGTACTCGTGGGCCAGCGGCGCCGACGAGCGCCAGACCGCCTTCGCGCTGGGTTACGTCGGCACGAGCCTCGGCGCCGTCTTCGGCGGCGACTGGCTCACGTTGATCCTCTTCTGGGAGCTGATGGCCGTTACCAGCACGCTGCTGGTGTGGCACTACGGCGGCCGCGCGGTCCGGGCGGGCTTCCGGTACGCCCTGCTGCACGGCGTCGGCGGCACGCTCCTGCTGGGAGCGATCGTCTGGCACTACGCCGCGGCGGGGACGTTCCTGTTCACCGGCGACGGGCTCGCGGGCGTCGTCGCCCCCGTGCTCGCCGCGGTGGGGATCGGCGTCAACGTCGGCTTCATCGGGCTGCACGCGTGGCTGCCGGACACGTACCCCCGGCCACACATCGCCGCGAGCGTGTTCCTGTGCGTGTTCACGACCAAGACCGGCGTGTACGGCATGTTCCGCGCGTTCCCGGAGGGTGAGATCGCGATCGCGTACATGGGCGCGCTGATGGCCGTCTTCGGCGCCGGCATGGCGCTGCTGCAGGGCGACATGCGTCGGCTGCTCTCGTATCACATCCAGTCGCAGGTCGGATACATGGTCGCCGGCGTCGGCCTCGGCGGCGCGCTCGCGACGGCGGGTGCCTTCGGCCACGTGTTCAACCACATCCTCTACAAGAGCCTGCTGTTCATGACCGTCGGCGTCGTCATCTACCGCACCGGCGAGGAGCACCTGGACGACCTGGGCGGCCTCTGGCGAAAGCTGCCGCTCACCGCCGTCGCGTTCCTGATCGCGGCGCTGTCGATCGCCGGCTTCCCCGGGTTCAACGGCTTCGTCTCGAAGGGGATGGTGCTCGGGGCCGCACACAAGAAGCACTACGACGTCATCTGGTACCTGCTGCTCGCGGGGGGCGTCGGCACGTTCCTCTCGTTCATCAAGCTGGGCTACTACGTGTTCCTCCACGGCGAGTACGACGGCGACGTGCGGCCGGCGAACGTCGGCCAGAAGGTCGCCATGGTGGCCGTGGCGGTTCCGTGCGTCGTGCTCGGCGTCTACCCGCCCGCGCTGTTCGCGGTACTGCCCGACACGGGAAGCTACGAGTACACGACCTACACCGTCAGCCACGTCGAGGAGGGGCTGATCCTCGCGGCGCTCGGCGTGGTCGGCTTCGTGATCCTGAAGAAGCCGCTCTCGAAGGTGGGCCGCGTGCCCGACGTGGACGCTCTCTACAACCGCGCGGGCTTTTACGGCACCCGCGCGCTCGTCGTCGGTGTCACCGAGCTGTACGCCGCCGTCGACCGTACGGTCGTCGCCGGCTCGAGTGCCGTCGCGGGCGCCGTCCGCGACCCCGCGGCGGTCGCCGAACGGTCCGGCGTCGTCCGGTCGCTCGTCGAGGACGAAAGCGTCGCGAGCGACGAGGCGGACGACCGGATCAGCCTCCGGGCCGGGTTCGGGACGAGCGTCCTGCTCGTGACCGCGCTGCTCATCGTGGCGCTGGTGCTCGTGGTCTGAGCCGGCCGGATCGCCTCCGCGGATCCGTCAACCTTTACGGGGTCGTCGCCGTCGGGTCGACATGGACCGCCTGCGCCAGTCCCTGCTGGAGGCGCCGATCATCGAGAAGGGCGAGTACCAGTACTTCGTCCACCCGATCAGCGACGGTGTTCCGATGCTGGAGCCCGAGCTCCTCCGGGAGATCGTCATCCGGATCATCCGGAAGGCCCAGATCGAGGACGTCGACAAGATCGTCACCCCCGCCGCGATGGGGATCCACATCTCCACCGCCCTGTCGCTGATGACCGACATCCCGCTGGTCGTCATCCGCAAGCGCGAGTACGGCCTCGACGGCGAGGTCGCGCTCCAGCAGGAGACGGGCTACTCCGAGGGCGAGATGTACATCAACGACGTGTTCGAGGGCGACCGCGTGCTCGTGCTCGACGACGTGCTCTCGACGGGCGGCACCATGAAGGGCATCCTCGACGCGCTCACCCACATCGGCGCCGACGTGGTCGACGTGGTCGCGGTGATCAAGAAGGCGGGCCCGAACAAGCTCGACGACACCGACCACTCGGTGAAGACGCTGATCAACGTCACCGTCGAGGACGGCGAGGTCGTCGTCGTCGACGAGTACGGCGACGGCTGAGGCGGCCGACTCCCCCGCGTTTTTCACGACGGCGCGCCCACCAACGGTATGGTCTCGACTCGCTTCCTCGGCGTGATCTCCACGGCGATGCTCGTCGTCGGCGCCCTCTCGATCGGACAGGCGCTGCACCTCTCGGTCGTCACCGGCGAGGTCGGCGTGACCTCGACGCCGGTGGTCGTGTACGGCGTCGCCGGCGTCGTCGCGCTCGCGATCGGCTACCGCGCCCGGAGACCGATCGCCGAGGAGTACGGGCTCACCAGCGACGCCCGCGAGCGCGGCGAACACGAACGGTCGCGACGCGACCGCGACCCCTCCTCGGT
This genomic interval carries:
- the hpt gene encoding hypoxanthine/guanine phosphoribosyltransferase → MDRLRQSLLEAPIIEKGEYQYFVHPISDGVPMLEPELLREIVIRIIRKAQIEDVDKIVTPAAMGIHISTALSLMTDIPLVVIRKREYGLDGEVALQQETGYSEGEMYINDVFEGDRVLVLDDVLSTGGTMKGILDALTHIGADVVDVVAVIKKAGPNKLDDTDHSVKTLINVTVEDGEVVVVDEYGDG
- a CDS encoding Na(+)/H(+) antiporter subunit D, which gives rise to MAVDPLVPPFVFVLAAALVVPLLGRRGGHALGVLATAAVVPYVWLVPGGEHLPTLLFGFDAVLFNVDGFSRLMGVIFGFIGAVAVLYSWASGADERQTAFALGYVGTSLGAVFGGDWLTLILFWELMAVTSTLLVWHYGGRAVRAGFRYALLHGVGGTLLLGAIVWHYAAAGTFLFTGDGLAGVVAPVLAAVGIGVNVGFIGLHAWLPDTYPRPHIAASVFLCVFTTKTGVYGMFRAFPEGEIAIAYMGALMAVFGAGMALLQGDMRRLLSYHIQSQVGYMVAGVGLGGALATAGAFGHVFNHILYKSLLFMTVGVVIYRTGEEHLDDLGGLWRKLPLTAVAFLIAALSIAGFPGFNGFVSKGMVLGAAHKKHYDVIWYLLLAGGVGTFLSFIKLGYYVFLHGEYDGDVRPANVGQKVAMVAVAVPCVVLGVYPPALFAVLPDTGSYEYTTYTVSHVEEGLILAALGVVGFVILKKPLSKVGRVPDVDALYNRAGFYGTRALVVGVTELYAAVDRTVVAGSSAVAGAVRDPAAVAERSGVVRSLVEDESVASDEADDRISLRAGFGTSVLLVTALLIVALVLVV
- a CDS encoding monovalent cation/H+ antiporter subunit D family protein, with the protein product MSDLPALLVVLPILGALVSLLAGVRFDRSGWYVAAATLSVQVAGAVAFAADGLSGAPGSYAVGDFTIPYGIELLVDGLSATMVVLVAVVALGVLAYARRAGPRSNQFYSTYLLLVTGLTGMSITGDAFNMYVFLEITGLTAYALVASGEGGRSAVAGLKYLLVGTFGASLYLLGVGYAYVATGTLNMADLSTELAAVGYASPLVRASFAFVVVGLFVKVAMFPLHTWQPEAYAGSPDSVSALIASLVSTVSAYALVRIVLTVFTPEFLDAVPFARPLLAATAAVSIVVGSGLAVAQTEIKRMLAYSSVSQFGLVVAALSVTNATALVGLTVHLVGHAVMKGGLFLAAGLVATGVGGRSVADFDGLGSRMPAAAAAFGVLTLGMVGVPPAIGFFGKWYIVVGTLEAGAWGLAVVILLSTLLTLAYFARLLERMFFREAPAAAETGSADAAVADGGEGRDAGGHSSADRGVSLGMVAVVVAAALLAVGLGAAVPAYESALAPTVEVLLS
- a CDS encoding cation:proton antiporter; the protein is MTEITSLRPLAAVLVSAVAIVPILLSGSRPNVRESWTAVAALAKFGIVASMVPGVLAGDTYVTDLGSFLPGARFALEADALGILFALLASFLWIVTSSYSIGYMRGLDEHGQTRYFAAFAASVSAAVGVAFASNLLVIFVFYELLTVATYPLVAHDETDEARSAARKYLAYTFGGGVAVLAGTALVYWLTGTVAFTPGGIEGLAAADPLFARLAFALLASGFGVKAALMPLHSWLPDAMVAPTPVSALLHAVAVVKSGVFGIARVVLDVFGPETVGDLGMGLPLAAVAAFTLVVASVIALRQDNLKRRLAFSTVSQLSYIVLGLAVLAPTSLVGGLLHIPAHGFMKITLFFAAGALHVETHTDDISDMAGIGRRMPLTMAAFAVAAAGMAGIPLVAGFVSKYFLLIGSISAGQTLFAVALLVSGVLNIAYFWPVVYTAFFESPEETDEKPLIGGPFGGRLSWGPAAVAEADADTDADTDAVADGGGDAYGHEGGHDHAGGWERRGWTGGESTWFMIAPILVTALGSVVLGIVPDGAVFLRIVRLIVAGATGVSV